From a region of the Haloferax volcanii DS2 genome:
- the argC gene encoding N-acetyl-gamma-glutamyl-phosphate reductase, which yields MSDQLTAGVVGGSGFTGGELLRLLDGHPNFEVEQATSRSYERKTVGHVHPNLRHLDLRFTSPEDLESVDVLFTATPHGVSMEHIDAFQDAADTVVDLSADFRLSEAAQYDEWYDGHVCPEYLEKSEYALPELNRENLPGADLIAAGGCNATATILGLKPLFDAGILAGDEQVVVDVKVGSSEGGAGASKASSHAERSGIVRPYAPTGHRHEAEIEEYLGLSVSFTVHAVDMVRGAAATCHVFPDGPVSKGDMWKAFRGSYGDEPFVRTVAGGGGVYRYPEPKSVAGTNYGEVGFEVDPGNRRLVVFSAIDNMMKGSAGQAVHAANIALGLDETAGLDFTGFHPVGSP from the coding sequence AACAGGCGACGAGCCGCTCCTACGAGCGCAAGACCGTCGGTCACGTCCACCCGAACCTTCGTCACCTCGACCTCCGTTTCACCTCGCCGGAGGACCTCGAATCAGTCGACGTGCTGTTCACGGCGACGCCCCACGGCGTCTCGATGGAGCACATCGACGCCTTTCAGGACGCGGCGGACACCGTCGTCGACCTCTCTGCGGACTTCCGCCTCTCCGAGGCGGCGCAGTACGACGAGTGGTACGACGGCCACGTCTGCCCCGAGTATCTGGAGAAATCGGAGTACGCGCTCCCCGAACTGAACCGCGAGAACCTCCCCGGCGCGGACCTCATCGCCGCGGGCGGCTGTAACGCGACCGCGACGATTCTCGGCCTCAAGCCGCTTTTCGACGCCGGCATCCTCGCCGGCGACGAGCAGGTCGTCGTGGACGTGAAAGTCGGCTCGTCGGAGGGCGGCGCGGGCGCGAGCAAGGCGTCGTCGCATGCCGAGCGCTCGGGCATCGTCCGCCCCTACGCGCCGACCGGCCACCGCCACGAGGCCGAAATCGAGGAGTACCTCGGCCTCTCGGTCTCGTTTACCGTCCACGCGGTCGACATGGTCCGCGGCGCGGCGGCGACCTGTCACGTCTTCCCCGACGGCCCCGTCTCGAAGGGCGACATGTGGAAAGCGTTCCGCGGCTCCTACGGCGACGAACCGTTCGTGCGCACCGTCGCCGGCGGCGGCGGCGTCTACCGCTACCCGGAACCGAAGTCGGTCGCCGGGACGAACTACGGCGAGGTCGGCTTCGAAGTCGACCCCGGAAACCGACGACTCGTCGTCTTCTCGGCCATCGACAACATGATGAAAGGCTCCGCGGGGCAGGCGGTCCACGCCGCCAACATCGCGCTCGGGTTGGACGAGACCGCCGGACTCGACTTCACCGGCTTCCACCCCGTCGGCTCGCCCTGA
- a CDS encoding aspartate aminotransferase family protein, with the protein MSGFVFNEKPIAIESGEGSYLYSDDGTEYLDFGASYAVAALGHSHPAVTSAIQEQAAKLTYVQASYPVEVRTELYEKLATLAPGDISNVWLCNSGTEANEAAMKFARSATGRQKIVATKRAFHGRTLGSLALTWKQKYKKPYEPVAGGVEFVSYGDEAELAEAVDDETAAVFLEPIQGEGGINPAAAEYLQTARDLTDDAGAALVFDEIQTGIGRTGALWACENAGVVPDILTSAKGIANGLPLGATLCADWIADGAASHGSTFSGGPVVCAAANATLDTIVEEDLPGHAAAVGDYLTTELEAAVEEHDLPVREVRGDGLMVGVEVKRGANRTLKHLALSEQLLALPAGRTVVRFLPPLVIEEEHADRAVDAMTNVLS; encoded by the coding sequence ATGAGCGGCTTCGTCTTCAACGAGAAACCCATCGCCATCGAGTCCGGCGAGGGGTCGTATCTCTACTCGGACGACGGCACCGAGTACCTCGACTTCGGCGCGAGCTACGCCGTCGCGGCGCTCGGCCACTCCCATCCCGCTGTCACCTCCGCGATTCAGGAGCAGGCCGCGAAGCTGACCTACGTGCAGGCGTCGTACCCCGTCGAGGTCCGCACGGAACTGTACGAGAAGCTGGCGACGCTCGCGCCCGGCGACATCTCGAACGTCTGGCTCTGTAACTCCGGCACCGAGGCCAACGAGGCGGCGATGAAGTTCGCCCGCTCCGCGACCGGCCGCCAGAAAATCGTCGCCACGAAGCGCGCCTTCCACGGTCGCACCCTCGGGAGCCTCGCGCTCACGTGGAAACAGAAGTACAAGAAGCCCTACGAACCGGTCGCCGGCGGCGTGGAGTTCGTCAGCTACGGCGACGAAGCGGAACTCGCCGAGGCCGTCGACGACGAGACGGCCGCCGTGTTCTTAGAGCCGATTCAGGGCGAAGGCGGCATCAACCCCGCCGCGGCGGAGTACCTCCAGACCGCCCGCGACCTGACCGACGACGCCGGCGCGGCGCTCGTCTTCGACGAGATTCAGACCGGTATCGGTCGCACCGGGGCGCTGTGGGCCTGCGAGAACGCCGGCGTCGTCCCCGACATCCTCACGAGCGCGAAGGGCATCGCCAACGGCCTGCCGCTCGGCGCGACGCTCTGTGCCGACTGGATTGCGGACGGCGCGGCCTCTCACGGCTCGACGTTCTCCGGCGGTCCCGTAGTCTGTGCGGCGGCGAACGCCACCCTCGACACCATCGTCGAAGAGGACCTGCCCGGCCACGCGGCCGCGGTGGGCGACTACCTCACGACGGAGCTCGAAGCCGCCGTCGAGGAACACGACCTGCCGGTCCGCGAGGTCCGCGGCGACGGCCTCATGGTCGGCGTCGAGGTCAAACGCGGCGCGAACCGCACGCTGAAACACCTCGCGCTGTCCGAGCAGTTGCTCGCGCTCCCCGCGGGCCGGACGGTCGTCCGGTTCCTGCCGCCGCTCGTCATCGAGGAGGAACACGCCGACCGCGCGGTCGACGCCATGACGAACGTGTTATCATGA
- a CDS encoding acetylglutamate/acetylaminoadipate kinase — protein sequence MTGYTREELLAAHEQLVDNEDNLIADGGIGIGDSGTSSALRADGGKEPPVVVKIGGAKAVDPKGAVSDVAHLVANGTDVVVVHGGSTAVDETLEELGEEPTYVESPSGVSGRFTDERAMEVFSMVMPGKLNTDLTALFREAGVDALGLSGVDGGLLTGPRKSAVRVVEDGKKKIKRGDHSGKITSVNATLLETLLDGGYTPIVTVPMLADDGVPVNADADRAAAAVAGALGAKLVVLTDVKGVYADPDDESTLIETADTPEEFSALESAAEGFMTKKVMAAKEALDGGAAEVVVADANLNDPIVTALNGGGTHVTPGALVEAEGAEQ from the coding sequence ATGACAGGATACACACGCGAGGAACTGCTCGCGGCACACGAACAGCTCGTCGACAACGAAGACAACCTCATCGCCGACGGCGGTATCGGAATCGGAGATTCCGGTACCTCGTCAGCGCTCCGCGCTGACGGGGGCAAGGAGCCGCCGGTCGTCGTGAAAATCGGCGGCGCGAAGGCCGTCGACCCGAAGGGAGCCGTCTCCGACGTGGCCCACCTCGTCGCCAACGGCACCGACGTGGTCGTCGTCCACGGCGGCTCGACCGCCGTCGACGAGACGCTCGAAGAACTCGGTGAGGAGCCGACGTACGTCGAGTCGCCCTCGGGCGTCTCCGGCCGCTTCACCGACGAGCGCGCCATGGAGGTCTTCTCGATGGTGATGCCCGGCAAGCTCAACACCGACCTGACCGCGCTGTTCCGCGAGGCGGGCGTCGACGCGCTCGGCCTCTCGGGCGTCGACGGCGGCCTCCTGACCGGGCCGCGCAAATCGGCCGTCCGCGTCGTCGAAGACGGCAAGAAGAAAATCAAGCGCGGCGACCACTCCGGGAAGATTACCTCGGTGAACGCGACGCTCCTCGAAACCCTCCTCGACGGCGGCTACACGCCCATCGTGACCGTTCCGATGCTCGCCGACGACGGCGTGCCGGTCAACGCCGACGCCGACCGCGCCGCCGCCGCGGTCGCGGGCGCGCTCGGCGCGAAACTCGTTGTCCTCACCGACGTGAAAGGCGTCTACGCCGACCCCGACGACGAGTCCACGCTCATCGAGACGGCCGACACGCCCGAGGAGTTCTCGGCGCTCGAATCGGCCGCTGAAGGGTTCATGACCAAGAAGGTCATGGCCGCGAAGGAGGCGCTCGACGGCGGGGCCGCCGAGGTCGTCGTCGCCGACGCGAACCTGAACGACCCCATCGTGACGGCGCTCAACGGCGGCGGCACACACGTGACGCCCGGCGCGCTGGTCGAAGCCGAGGGAGCCGAACAATGA
- a CDS encoding [LysW]-lysine hydrolase: MNAEIDREGHDESETEAESAAETAADTEVDADADTDALDEGEWVDARHLLYDMVSTPSVSGDEEAAAEVLKAFFEAHDREVWIDEVGNVRAPADDAVLLTSHVDTVPGDVPVKVEDGVLWGRGSVDATGPLCTMAAAAVETGVSFVGVVGEETSSRGAWHLVEDREEPDAVVNGEPSGWDGVTLGYRGFLSGTYISTSELGHSSRPEENAIQSAVAWWSRVADFFDEDRDGVFDTVTTKPVTFDGGPTEDGLAVEATVDVQFRVPPRLSIDDVREVAESELTRGGVHWNKPIPPVMMSPRTDVARAFRVAIRNVGGVKPRLLRKTGTSDMNIFAGTWDCPMATYGPGDSDLDHAPNEHLDLAEFDSAIDVLVDVCERLADD; this comes from the coding sequence ATGAACGCCGAAATCGACCGCGAGGGACACGACGAGTCGGAGACCGAAGCGGAGTCGGCGGCCGAGACGGCGGCCGACACCGAGGTCGACGCGGACGCCGACACCGACGCTCTCGACGAGGGCGAGTGGGTCGACGCGCGCCACCTCCTCTACGACATGGTCTCGACGCCCTCGGTGTCGGGCGACGAGGAGGCGGCCGCCGAGGTCCTGAAGGCGTTCTTCGAGGCGCACGACCGCGAGGTCTGGATAGACGAGGTCGGCAACGTCCGCGCGCCCGCCGACGACGCGGTGCTTCTCACCTCCCACGTCGACACCGTCCCCGGCGACGTGCCGGTGAAGGTAGAAGACGGCGTGCTCTGGGGTCGCGGCAGCGTCGACGCGACCGGCCCGCTCTGTACGATGGCCGCGGCGGCCGTCGAGACGGGCGTCTCGTTCGTCGGCGTCGTCGGCGAGGAGACCTCCTCGCGCGGCGCGTGGCACCTCGTGGAGGACCGCGAGGAGCCCGACGCGGTCGTCAACGGCGAGCCCTCGGGCTGGGACGGCGTCACGCTCGGCTACCGCGGGTTCCTCTCCGGGACGTACATCTCGACGAGCGAACTGGGTCACTCCTCGCGCCCCGAGGAGAACGCCATCCAGTCCGCGGTCGCGTGGTGGTCCCGCGTGGCCGACTTCTTCGACGAGGACCGCGACGGCGTCTTCGACACGGTGACGACCAAGCCCGTGACGTTCGACGGCGGCCCGACGGAAGACGGCCTCGCGGTCGAGGCGACGGTGGACGTGCAGTTCCGCGTCCCGCCACGGCTCTCCATCGACGACGTGCGCGAGGTCGCGGAAAGCGAACTCACCCGCGGCGGCGTCCACTGGAACAAGCCCATCCCGCCGGTCATGATGAGCCCCCGCACCGACGTGGCGCGGGCGTTCCGCGTCGCCATCCGCAACGTCGGCGGCGTGAAGCCCCGGCTCCTCCGCAAGACCGGGACCAGCGACATGAACATCTTCGCCGGGACGTGGGACTGCCCGATGGCGACCTACGGCCCCGGCGACTCCGACCTCGACCACGCTCCGAACGAACATCTCGACCTCGCCGAGTTCGACAGCGCAATCGACGTGCTCGTCGACGTCTGCGAGCGCCTCGCGGACGACTGA
- the argF gene encoding ornithine carbamoyltransferase, protein MLETTHFTDIDDISASELDRVLTRAADIKSGDDETQLTRATLAMLFEKPSTRTRVSFETGMTELGGHALFLGPEDIQLGHGEPLSDTARVLGRYGDAIMVRLFDHEDLLEIAEHSDAPVINGLTDDAHPCQTLADLLTIREHVGDFDEVQAAWVGDGNNVGQSFVLGCAMAGIDLTVATPPAYGVDDDVLEKAAELGSTPTITTDPEEAVADADVVYTDVWISMGQEDQRHEKLQAFEGFQLNEDLLSSTDAKVMHCLPAHRGEEITGDVLEDERSLVWDQAENRLHAQKGLIVELLEE, encoded by the coding sequence ATGCTCGAAACCACCCACTTCACCGACATCGACGACATCAGCGCATCGGAGTTAGACCGCGTCCTCACCCGCGCCGCCGACATCAAGTCCGGCGACGACGAGACGCAGCTCACCCGAGCGACGCTGGCGATGCTCTTCGAGAAGCCGAGTACCCGGACGCGTGTCTCCTTCGAGACGGGGATGACCGAACTGGGCGGCCACGCGCTGTTCCTCGGCCCCGAGGACATCCAGCTCGGCCACGGCGAGCCGCTTTCGGACACCGCGCGCGTGCTGGGTCGCTACGGCGACGCCATCATGGTCCGCCTATTCGACCACGAGGACCTGCTCGAAATCGCCGAACACTCCGACGCGCCGGTCATCAACGGTCTGACCGACGACGCCCATCCCTGCCAGACGCTCGCCGACCTGCTCACCATCCGCGAGCACGTCGGCGACTTCGACGAGGTGCAGGCCGCGTGGGTCGGCGACGGCAACAACGTCGGCCAGTCGTTCGTCCTCGGCTGCGCGATGGCCGGGATCGACCTCACCGTGGCGACGCCGCCGGCGTACGGCGTCGACGACGACGTGCTCGAGAAGGCGGCGGAACTCGGCTCGACGCCGACGATTACGACCGACCCCGAGGAGGCCGTCGCGGACGCGGACGTGGTCTACACCGACGTCTGGATTTCGATGGGTCAGGAGGACCAGCGCCACGAGAAACTGCAGGCGTTCGAGGGATTCCAACTCAACGAGGACCTGCTTTCGAGCACCGACGCGAAGGTCATGCACTGCCTGCCGGCCCACCGCGGCGAGGAGATTACCGGCGACGTGCTCGAAGACGAGCGCTCGCTCGTCTGGGACCAGGCGGAGAACCGCCTGCACGCCCAGAAAGGGCTCATCGTCGAACTGCTCGAAGAATAG